The stretch of DNA CTTCTTTTTTAAGCTCTTTTAAGAATGTCTTTATGAATATCAGCAACCAGATTTTTAGTAATTTTAAGATCTATATTATCGATAACATAATCTGAATGTTTTACTTTTTCTTCATCCGTCCATTGATTTTTCATGATGGCCTGAATTTTGTCTTTAGTTGTATTATCACGGATTAGAAGGCGCTTTATTCGTAAGTCCTTAGGTGCAATAACTGTAATAACATAATCACAGGCTTTATGCCCATTATTTTCAAATAAAATAGCAACTTCTTTTATAACATATGGGGTATCTTGTTTTAACACCCATTTTTCAAAGTGCCTCGCTACTCTAGGATGAATAATGTCATTCATTTTTTGCAAATATGCTTTATTAGTAAAGATAATATCTGCAATATAACGTTTGTTTAATGCACCATTAATATAAGCTTTATTTCCAAATAATTGAGTAAGTTTCCTTTTAATAATTTTGGACTTATGCATAAGGTTTTTAGCTTCGACATCTGCTATATAAACAGGTATCCCCAACGCCTCAAACTCCTTAGCAACTGTTGTTTTTCCGCTTCCTATACCCCCTGTAAGTCCTACAATAATCATTTTGTAATTATAAATTCTATACGCTGTTGATTAATTTTAATGTTTTTAGCCGTCTTCGGAAATTTCATGAATTCCGGGACTAAAAGAGATTGATTCTCTATAGCTTTAGTATAATCACAAACGACTTTAAAATCTTTGTTGGTGACCGAATTAAAATTACTCAAACTAATATAATAAGAGACATTCACTTCTTTTGGAAAGTATTTTAACCTCACGCCCTTAGGAACATTAATAATGCTTACTGGTATTTTTAATGTTCCCTCAGTAAATTTTTCTACATGAGCTTTTATAACAACGTTATCATCAGAAAACTTTAAATCAGAAACATTTTCGGGGAACTTTAGATTAGTCCTTTCTTTTAGATTAGATTTTACATCATTAAAAATAGTTTCTTCAGTTTCTAAAAGGTTGATTTTAGATACCAAAATATCTGGACCAATAACTACAATAGAATCAGGGTCTGAAACTAATTTATCTGAGATATCATAACCTGGTTCAAAATTAATAGTAGCATTTAATTTAACTGGTACTTTTTTCACCAAATTGACACCATATCTAAAAGTTAATCT from Flavivirga spongiicola encodes:
- the coaE gene encoding dephospho-CoA kinase (Dephospho-CoA kinase (CoaE) performs the final step in coenzyme A biosynthesis.), yielding MIIVGLTGGIGSGKTTVAKEFEALGIPVYIADVEAKNLMHKSKIIKRKLTQLFGNKAYINGALNKRYIADIIFTNKAYLQKMNDIIHPRVARHFEKWVLKQDTPYVIKEVAILFENNGHKACDYVITVIAPKDLRIKRLLIRDNTTKDKIQAIMKNQWTDEEKVKHSDYVIDNIDLKITKNLVADIHKDILKRA
- a CDS encoding YbbR-like domain-containing protein, yielding MIKKIKSEILTSIKNKRINVFVLFLLFAFIILIFTKLSKEYTNTMAFDIEKINIPEENVILNDSVMLNITLKTHGFKWLRYYISKPKIKIDFRNDVDKKEGGFLWNKSKAYLNNTQFDEQVELLNISPDRLTFRYGVNLVKKVPVKLNATINFEPGYDISDKLVSDPDSIVVIGPDILVSKINLLETEETIFNDVKSNLKERTNLKFPENVSDLKFSDDNVVIKAHVEKFTEGTLKIPVSIINVPKGVRLKYFPKEVNVSYYISLSNFNSVTNKDFKVVCDYTKAIENQSLLVPEFMKFPKTAKNIKINQQRIEFIITK